In one window of Nocardiopsis aegyptia DNA:
- a CDS encoding GTPase encodes MTTQWNPAQAYRAPHAADHQPDGEERESAPTGSGPWNDERPDTGGAAPTESGPWRGYTMPVPEHPDHADTSGEPAHDGISGYPDPTEGAASEAGRGGEAGAREPAADRERPEPARRPGRHARPSSRSARAHAAAAAREARAAQEGGEAEGTARSQGTPEHEVKPPGATQGAAKAEAPAKPQGADADHRAARAPAAARQDADRAEDTGHDDDPEGLAGWVGSLAEAAEDAQIAGRTTGSFPIVAPQAAGGAPRSVRDAHDDEDETSSDATGPRPRRRTMAETAARDTADDPAEDAGADADPSAPEPLPRRVPGPSAVSGAFRAVGPETAAPSAGTDDGDQDGSSTRAEARPARTPEEDADGDSSAAQEDEEYRPTTHDHWRSTSSITRAELVERLDALSTLTELGQDDLPEELVARSGQLLDHAGARLRLSAEHTVVALAGGTGSGKSSLFNALCGLELSQTGVTRPTTSKAHACVWGHEGADALLSWLGVPNRYRHSRTSVLDAGNSELTGLVLLDLPDHDSVRSMHTAEADRLIGSVDLLVWVLDPQKYADAAVHHRYLAQMSGHGAVTIAVLNQVDKVAPDELEELLTDLRRLLESESGVHPRVITTSTITDQGIRDLREFLAETVGERRALVDRLAADLDQVIEPFGEFRGDAPIPEGVPADTRRRIESGLADAAGVSAVADVVETNDVRRGRRQVGWPVARHSAKLRKDPLAAVQLDFLRRDGEQGVSGPVDAHEAELETVLGDAADAVSEDMPGPWRRRMRAAARSAMSDLPAELGEGVSGAVGDPGQSPAWWKAARVAQFALLAAAGLGLAWVVVSLVSWLGGGFTGLRMFDDPVFLAYAGALVAASLFVGWLTGVGCGNLVEVAAVQRREEVERAALARVKEIAGTRVVEPMEAELGRYRAFRAAYEVAARSE; translated from the coding sequence ATGACGACTCAGTGGAACCCCGCGCAGGCCTACCGGGCACCGCACGCGGCCGATCACCAGCCCGACGGTGAGGAACGCGAGAGCGCTCCCACCGGCTCCGGGCCCTGGAACGACGAACGCCCCGACACGGGCGGGGCGGCGCCGACCGAGAGCGGCCCCTGGCGCGGCTACACCATGCCCGTACCCGAGCACCCCGACCACGCGGACACCTCCGGTGAACCCGCCCACGACGGGATCTCGGGCTATCCCGACCCGACCGAGGGCGCGGCTTCCGAGGCCGGCCGCGGCGGGGAGGCCGGTGCGCGGGAACCGGCCGCCGACCGCGAGCGGCCGGAGCCCGCACGGCGGCCCGGGCGGCACGCCCGGCCCTCCTCGCGCTCGGCGAGGGCGCACGCCGCCGCGGCGGCCCGGGAAGCCAGGGCGGCCCAGGAGGGCGGCGAGGCGGAGGGCACGGCGCGGTCCCAGGGGACACCCGAGCACGAGGTGAAGCCGCCGGGAGCGACCCAGGGCGCGGCGAAGGCCGAGGCGCCCGCGAAGCCCCAGGGCGCCGACGCGGACCACCGTGCCGCGCGGGCCCCGGCCGCCGCGCGACAGGACGCGGACCGTGCCGAGGACACCGGCCACGACGACGACCCGGAAGGGCTCGCCGGGTGGGTGGGCAGCCTGGCGGAGGCGGCCGAGGACGCCCAGATCGCCGGGCGCACCACCGGCTCCTTCCCGATCGTGGCCCCGCAGGCGGCCGGCGGCGCGCCGCGTTCGGTCCGCGACGCCCACGACGACGAGGACGAGACCTCCTCCGACGCCACCGGGCCCCGCCCGCGTCGGCGGACCATGGCCGAGACGGCCGCCCGGGACACGGCAGACGACCCGGCCGAGGACGCCGGCGCCGACGCCGACCCGTCGGCCCCCGAACCGCTGCCGCGCCGCGTCCCCGGCCCCTCCGCCGTCTCCGGAGCCTTCCGGGCGGTGGGCCCCGAGACGGCCGCGCCGTCCGCGGGCACCGACGACGGGGATCAGGACGGGAGCTCCACCCGGGCCGAGGCCCGCCCGGCCCGCACACCGGAGGAGGACGCCGACGGCGACTCCTCCGCCGCGCAGGAGGACGAGGAGTACCGTCCCACCACCCACGACCACTGGCGATCCACCTCGTCGATCACACGTGCCGAGCTGGTCGAGCGCCTGGACGCGCTCTCCACACTCACCGAACTCGGCCAGGACGACCTGCCCGAGGAGCTGGTCGCGCGCTCCGGCCAGTTGCTCGACCACGCGGGGGCCCGTCTGCGCCTGTCCGCCGAGCACACCGTCGTCGCACTCGCCGGCGGTACCGGCAGCGGCAAGTCGTCGCTGTTCAACGCCCTGTGCGGACTGGAACTGTCACAGACCGGCGTCACCCGGCCCACCACGTCCAAGGCCCACGCGTGCGTGTGGGGCCACGAGGGCGCCGACGCCCTTTTGAGCTGGCTGGGCGTGCCCAACCGGTACCGGCACTCGCGCACGAGCGTCCTGGACGCGGGCAACTCCGAACTGACCGGGCTGGTTCTGCTCGACCTGCCCGACCACGACTCGGTCCGCAGCATGCACACGGCCGAGGCCGACCGCCTCATCGGCTCGGTCGACCTGCTCGTGTGGGTGCTCGACCCGCAGAAGTACGCGGACGCCGCGGTCCACCACCGCTACCTGGCCCAGATGTCGGGGCACGGCGCGGTGACCATCGCCGTCCTCAACCAGGTCGACAAGGTCGCTCCGGACGAACTCGAGGAGCTGCTGACCGACCTGCGGCGCCTGCTGGAGTCGGAGTCGGGCGTGCATCCACGGGTGATCACCACGTCCACCATCACTGACCAGGGCATTCGCGACCTGCGCGAGTTCCTGGCCGAGACCGTGGGGGAGCGGCGGGCACTCGTCGACCGGCTGGCCGCCGACCTCGACCAGGTCATCGAGCCCTTCGGGGAGTTCCGCGGCGACGCGCCGATCCCTGAGGGTGTCCCCGCCGACACGCGCAGGCGGATCGAGAGCGGCCTGGCCGACGCCGCGGGCGTCTCCGCGGTCGCCGACGTCGTCGAGACCAACGACGTCCGGCGCGGCAGGCGCCAGGTCGGCTGGCCGGTGGCGCGGCACTCGGCGAAGCTGCGGAAGGACCCGCTGGCCGCGGTCCAACTCGACTTCCTGCGCCGCGACGGCGAACAGGGCGTGAGCGGTCCCGTCGACGCGCACGAGGCCGAGCTGGAGACCGTGCTGGGCGACGCGGCCGACGCCGTGTCCGAGGACATGCCGGGGCCGTGGCGCCGACGGATGCGCGCCGCCGCGCGCAGCGCGATGTCCGACCTGCCGGCCGAGCTCGGCGAGGGGGTCTCCGGCGCGGTCGGCGATCCCGGTCAGAGCCCGGCGTGGTGGAAGGCGGCCCGCGTCGCCCAGTTCGCGCTGCTGGCCGCCGCCGGGCTCGGCCTGGCGTGGGTGGTCGTGTCGCTGGTGAGCTGGCTCGGTGGAGGCTTCACGGGGCTGCGGATGTTCGACGACCCGGTGTTCCTGGCCTACGCCGGTGCCCTGGTCGCCGCCTCGCTGTTCGTGGGCTGGCTGACCGGTGTGGGTTGCGGCAACCTCGTGGAGGTGGCCGCGGTCCAGCGCCGCGAGGAGGTCGAACGCGCCGCGCTGGCCCGGGTCAAGGAGATCGCCGGAACGCGCGTGGTGGAGCCGATGGAGGCCGAACTGGGGCGCTACCGGGCGTTCCGTGCGGCCTACGAGGTCGCCGCGCGGTCGGAATGA
- a CDS encoding sensor domain-containing diguanylate cyclase translates to MSISEKPMAARGNPSGERGRWPILQQPRGLLVYMGFLLFAVLFLFGATIALTDVLLTDLATFVALVMSASVCVEAIRRLGMPAGLTRDLLGAWWFPVVVLLPPLYSLLMPLPVYLMLQLRARPAMAHRRVFNAVSVALSGFLASVAWHAYWGGGLLEGFRGTQDAHENLASGAGVVVALLCCAGFTVLNTLIVAVAARISSGPGHSLRPMWDREAFIVDAVELCVGVTVAILAHLTLFLLVIAIPPVVLLQRSLLYQQLQTAARTDPKTGLLNAPTWEQEAAIEIARARSSRSRAAVLIVDIDHFKRVNDNHGHLFGDQVLLGVATTIAQQLRQSDLLGRFGGEEFVVLLPGSDTTEAWQAAERLRSQVGRMEISVNDVPVSITISIGVAVIGDHGNDLVELLTAADLALYRAKETGRDRVCLPAGRPGVSGRIPGPREEEIPEPPDALGA, encoded by the coding sequence GTGAGTATCTCGGAGAAGCCGATGGCGGCCCGGGGGAACCCCTCTGGGGAGCGGGGCCGGTGGCCGATTCTCCAGCAGCCCCGGGGCCTGCTCGTCTACATGGGGTTCCTCCTCTTCGCCGTGCTGTTCCTGTTCGGGGCGACCATCGCGTTGACCGACGTGCTGCTCACGGATCTGGCGACCTTCGTCGCGCTCGTCATGAGCGCGTCGGTGTGCGTGGAGGCGATCCGTCGGCTCGGGATGCCCGCCGGACTCACGCGCGACCTCCTGGGCGCCTGGTGGTTCCCGGTGGTGGTGCTCCTGCCGCCGCTGTACTCGCTGTTGATGCCCCTGCCCGTCTACCTCATGCTCCAGCTCCGCGCCCGCCCGGCCATGGCGCACCGGCGGGTGTTCAACGCCGTCTCGGTGGCGCTGTCGGGATTCCTGGCGTCGGTGGCCTGGCACGCCTACTGGGGCGGGGGGCTCCTGGAGGGCTTCAGGGGGACGCAGGACGCGCACGAGAACCTGGCCAGCGGGGCGGGGGTGGTCGTCGCGCTGCTGTGCTGTGCGGGGTTCACCGTCCTCAACACGCTCATCGTCGCCGTGGCGGCGCGGATCAGCAGCGGTCCCGGGCACAGCCTCCGGCCGATGTGGGACAGGGAGGCGTTCATCGTGGACGCCGTCGAATTATGTGTCGGCGTCACGGTCGCCATCCTCGCCCACCTGACCCTGTTCCTGCTGGTCATCGCGATTCCTCCGGTGGTCCTGCTCCAGCGGAGCCTGCTGTACCAGCAGCTCCAGACGGCCGCGCGGACCGATCCCAAGACGGGGCTGCTGAACGCTCCGACATGGGAGCAGGAGGCCGCGATCGAGATCGCCAGGGCCCGCTCCTCGCGGAGCCGGGCGGCGGTGCTGATCGTCGACATCGACCACTTCAAGCGGGTCAACGACAACCACGGCCACCTCTTCGGGGACCAGGTGCTGCTGGGTGTGGCGACGACGATCGCCCAGCAGCTGCGCCAGTCCGACCTGCTCGGCCGGTTCGGCGGGGAGGAGTTCGTGGTCCTGCTGCCCGGGTCCGACACGACGGAGGCCTGGCAGGCCGCCGAGCGGCTGCGCTCGCAGGTGGGGCGGATGGAGATCTCGGTGAACGACGTCCCGGTGTCGATCACCATCTCGATCGGCGTCGCGGTGATCGGCGACCACGGCAACGACCTGGTGGAGCTGTTGACCGCCGCCGACCTCGCGCTGTACCGGGCCAAGGAGACCGGCCGCGACCGCGTGTGCCTGCCCGCCGGGCGCCCGGGCGTCAGCGGGCGCATCCCGGGGCCGCGGGAAGAGGAGATCCCCGAACCCCCGGACGCCCTGGGCGCCTGA
- a CDS encoding DUF4192 domain-containing protein, which produces MDAEQPRSSREPSPTSRASDDDRPHEATSDGGRTADPGATDDGERTPTPPGAVAPLRERTTHGHAEQPERAGAVPAPRPPADNASTALTLGTPTDVVAALPYLVGEPPDPGIVVVALRGTRARAAFVADLARVPGGQTPLERSRTVVRLAAEEGSTGLVAVGLGPVEVVGPYLDGVVGAAREHRLDVHDALRVADDRYWSHLCHTPGCCPPEGHALDTGRSTVPAQAVLMGIAPAEPVRRPGEGWARLRALVPKPDDASAAVMEGVTAAVEQQARRMAAEMGEAALVRRGTAELLAAVRREKEGRGVTGEDDLAWLGVHLTRVGARDRVWARLTREEAAVQQRLWARLTGRVCPRYRPAPASLLAVAAWQLDDEPLARAALDVALAADPGYGMAVLMRRALDLGLPIQRWRAHAPTWLDRPPDSPGPSESIAPPDSSSPTDSSGSSGPSGPSGSSGASGPSGPSGPSGSSGRSGPARAPGTPDPP; this is translated from the coding sequence ATGGACGCAGAACAGCCACGTTCCTCCCGCGAACCCTCTCCTACCTCCCGCGCCTCCGACGACGACCGACCCCATGAAGCCACGTCCGACGGCGGACGAACCGCCGACCCGGGCGCGACCGACGACGGTGAGCGGACTCCGACTCCACCCGGGGCGGTCGCGCCACTCCGGGAACGGACCACCCACGGGCACGCGGAGCAGCCGGAGCGCGCGGGTGCCGTACCCGCGCCGCGACCACCGGCCGACAACGCGTCGACGGCGCTGACCCTGGGCACGCCGACCGACGTCGTCGCGGCCCTGCCCTACCTGGTCGGCGAACCACCGGACCCCGGCATCGTGGTGGTGGCCCTGCGCGGCACCCGTGCCCGGGCGGCCTTCGTCGCCGACCTCGCGCGGGTCCCCGGCGGTCAGACCCCGCTGGAGCGTTCCCGGACCGTCGTCCGGCTGGCCGCCGAGGAGGGGAGCACCGGGCTGGTGGCCGTCGGACTCGGGCCGGTGGAGGTGGTGGGCCCCTACCTGGACGGCGTGGTCGGCGCCGCCCGGGAACACCGGTTGGACGTGCACGACGCCCTGCGGGTGGCGGACGACCGCTACTGGTCCCACCTGTGCCACACACCCGGCTGTTGCCCGCCCGAGGGCCATGCCCTGGACACCGGCCGGTCCACGGTTCCGGCTCAGGCGGTGCTCATGGGGATCGCACCCGCCGAGCCCGTCCGGCGCCCGGGGGAGGGGTGGGCCCGGCTGCGCGCGCTGGTGCCGAAACCGGACGACGCCTCCGCGGCGGTGATGGAGGGTGTGACGGCCGCCGTGGAGCAGCAGGCCCGGCGGATGGCCGCCGAGATGGGGGAGGCCGCACTCGTGCGCCGGGGTACCGCCGAGCTGCTGGCCGCGGTGCGCAGGGAGAAGGAGGGCCGCGGGGTGACCGGCGAGGACGACCTGGCCTGGCTCGGCGTCCACCTCACCCGGGTCGGCGCCCGGGACCGGGTATGGGCTCGCCTGACCCGGGAGGAGGCGGCCGTGCAGCAACGCCTGTGGGCACGGCTGACCGGACGGGTCTGCCCGCGGTACCGTCCGGCCCCGGCGTCGCTGCTCGCCGTGGCCGCCTGGCAGCTCGACGACGAGCCGCTGGCGCGAGCCGCTCTGGACGTGGCGCTGGCCGCCGACCCCGGCTACGGGATGGCGGTCCTCATGCGCCGAGCTCTGGACCTGGGCCTGCCGATCCAGCGTTGGCGGGCGCACGCGCCCACGTGGCTCGACCGCCCACCCGACAGTCCGGGGCCCTCCGAGTCCATCGCTCCGCCCGACTCCTCCAGCCCCACTGATTCCTCCGGCTCCTCCGGTCCTTCCGGCCCCTCGGGCTCCTCCGGGGCTTCTGGCCCTTCTGGCCCTTCCGGCCCCTCGGGCTCCTCCGGCCGCTCCGGTCCTGCGCGGGCGCCCGGAACACCTGATCCGCCGTAG